In the Rhododendron vialii isolate Sample 1 chromosome 2a, ASM3025357v1 genome, CGGCAATAAGGATtggatttgtttattttgtagagcttgtcgagaCCTTCTGCCatataaaaaaatcatgttcgTTGGTTACCAATCGACGCTTCATCGGAAcacttttttgtttgaatagGTGCACTTATCACAATGGATTGGACCCATTTGTTGAAAGAGAAATATAATCCGATCAGTTGTCGATTGGTAACCGAcgaacatgattttttaaagaaatatttaaatatttatccTCTTTATTCatgtcatgtaagaattcatcctgccattttttcatgcttatattttcatcttcttagtgtgtgaattacatTTCTTACcctttcactatgatatacatatattatgtttattattttcctaatttagtgagattggattggattatttctCAATTTAGTggaattggattggattattttcctaattcagtggaatttggtaaatttaaatataattgactacttttattttttttatcctattacttttatatttcaattaAATCGCATCGAAACAATCATAATTCAtgatttttggtaattttaatatgattgattacttttatatttcaatgatAATATTTGAGGGTATATCATGTTTATTAAATCAGTTTCAAGCTAGATTACGAATAGTCATGAAACGTTGAAATTGACATGGTAATTTAAATATGAAACGTTGATCACGACAACACatgttttgatggtaatttaaccatatttcatGGAATAAGATCAATTATTTAGGAATatgacatgataagttgaccacatctttgcatgttttcttcattcctcgagttggccaaccaaacaataaaaagtcatattttccattgatcttattacacggaatatggctaaattaccataaaaaagaaataacatgacatactcaaaccgttacatggttaaatcgttaaattaccatgacattacatggttaaattaccgtGACGATTACAACGGGAACATGATAAATATcccatgattcgaacaaatatttcatggtaaacggttcaaatgatttatcaaatgaaaataaCAGAGAAACATTTTTCTCAATGGCTTCAATTTCACGGTAAACGGTTTCATGGTATACGGTTTCaatttctttggatattttctcAACAGCCAAACAAGAAATTACGGCAATAAACAAGAGTCTTGGAAGAGAAACTCTAGCAAAGGGATTTCCTCTAGAACCCAGTTAAATCGAATAGAAATCTTGaataaattgaaccaaaatagCCCTCAAATCATGAATCGAaccaaaacatgaataaatCGAAAAACGTGAATAAATCGAACCAAAACAAACATTGCAACCAAAGCGCAGCCCTTGTCGACCACCACTGACTCAAGCCTAGCCCTCGCCGACCACCGGCGAACGTTTTCTGGCCACCGACAACCCTCGACAGATCTCAAATCCTTAGATTTGGTTCCTTGCTAGTGGCTGTTTCGAACCCGGATGCCTCTCCAAACACCTTACCCAGTTGTCGAACCCTTTCAAAATCCCATTCTGGTTCTCCTTGCAAGCCAAAAGCGATCGATGGGTTGCATCGACCTGACAAAAATATGTCGAGCGCCCCGGTTTCAATACCATCGTTGCCATGGTGGGCGGAGCTGAATCGGTTAGCCGATGATGAAGGACTGGCCGATGACAGAGAGGCCAGGGAGGAGGGGGGGTTTGGACTTGAAGACGTCGGAGACAAGGCGGACACCGACAACAAATTGGAGGACATTGTGGTTAACAGCGACGATTCTGTTGACGAGGGCGAGTTGTGATCGTAAAAACTTTCCGTTGGAATAGATTGTGGAGAGGAAAATATTGGAAGAGAATCAAAGGAGAGGACATATTAAAAAAAGGGTGGGGGGTGGGACGGGCCCGATTAGGTGGTGGGATGGATTTGTGGTGTATATAAGTAAGAGCAATTCACGGGAATTCACCAGTAAATTCTATCCCTATAATAACGGATAGGACCCATAATTTTAAGATATCATCCCAAAATTCATTGCCTATATATGGTATTAGTTTATCATATAAACAATGAAAAAGGGCAGTATTGGGAATATTCAAATTTGAGGATGCAAACATAATCCCAAAAAGTCAACGGGATGGAAACATAAGTTCGATGCAGTTTGAGGATAATTATTTAAGTCTCTCAAAGATAGGGcccaaataaaattcaaatggaTAGGAATGGACCGTAGAGAACTTGACAAGACCCTTGTCCCGAAAGAAGACGGAAAAGTGACAACCTATGATGtgtttaataattaatactctccaaggatattttcagcattaacaaatattcttagcatgTTTTTaccgggtattaattatcaaaacacgtcattggctgtTGTTTTCCCAAAGAAGACCCCTTCTCATCCAGGTAAAAAGTTACAATTATGCTACAtatacaataattcaaacacaacctctcatgTACATATGAGGCTGACACACACTAATACGTGTTAACATGTATATGAGAGGTtatgtttggtgttgtgtttgaattgttacaTACctaaactttttgaaaaagttataACAATACTacacacacaacaatccaaatacAACAGCATCCACAACTCTTTACATGTGGGGGTCCACACGCACTAACGTGTGGGCCCCACTTACAGAGCGTGTGGACCCCACTTGTATGTGAggtattgtgtttgaattgttgagtacatttttttaaaaagttataaACCTAAGTATGAATGTGAAAAGTCTAAGGAAACCGACGGGAGCCACCGACCAAGCATACCAATGGTCATGCGGAGCCCACTTCGAGCCCTcccggatgatccgagccgttcaataatttgaaaacaaaaacaaatgaaccCGTGAAAAATTAGCTTGGTCCGATATGTTGAGGTGCTCAATTCAATCTTACATTTTTTCATTCACATTCCGAATTCATGAAAAAATGTAAGATTTGATTGAGTACCTACACATATtggatcaaactgatttttaaagggcccaattaatttttttattaaattattaaatAGCTCAGATCATTCATGCGGCCCAAAGTGGGCCCGTGGCCGTCGATATGCCTAGTCGGTGACTGGCGTCGATTTCCGAAGcagagtttttttgtttttttgtttttgttttgtcaaagCCGTAGCAGAGTTCGAATATGCAAAAGATACAGGGAATGACTTTGGTGTCCCCAAtcattttgggaacaccgtaactttaggcataacaaaatcattatgagtataaccaaaactcattacaataacaaaaccataacaaggcataacttgtttgttatgccatgattgattttttggatatttcttgATTATGCCTTATTAGGATTTTGTTATACTTGTAATATGTTTTaattatactcataatggtgaaattatgccaaaagttataGTGTCTctaaaatgaccggagacaccataAATACAACTTTGAACAGAGAGATTTTTATTCCGtcaagggaatgacttcggtgtcctcggtcattttggagacaccgtaatttttagcataacaaaactattatgagtataactaaaactcattacaagcataacaaaaccataacaaggcatagcTTGTTTGTTATGCTTTGGTTGGGTTTACTAATaccttgattggttttttgaatattccttTGTTATaccttatttgggttttgttatgcttgtaataagttttagttatgctcataatggtgaagatATGTCAAAAttatggtgtccccaaaatgaccggggacaccataacATCATCTGTCGATCAAAGcttgaacaaaaaaatattgcTATGGTGTCCTCGGTAAATTTACGATGTCCTCGGTAAATTTGGGACACCGTAATAATTGGCATGACTTgaccattaggagcataaccATAACCATTCGGTGGCATAACCAAGGTATAACAAATTTCCCAAATTTTCCTTAATACTTAAAAGaacaggtaaaaaaaaaaacccaagctCCCCCTTTGACCACGGTTAAGTATTTTTATCCCCTACATCCATACATCTGTCATCCTCTCTACATCTTTTCCCTCATTTATTCCCTTTAACCAGGGAATTTGTTATTCCTCGTTCATCTCCCACGAACACAGAAAGAAAACCCTCGTTCCTCACcttgttctcttctctctctccctgtccTCTTCCTCCATCCCCTCCTCCCCTCATCCCTACCTTACATCCACCCCGTGGAAGTCGCCGCCGCCCCCATCACCAACACGAACGACGTCCGGGTCGCCATCCGACGACCCGGATCCGAAACCCAGAAAAAGATCCAAACCCAGCTTGGACGAGAACAAGGAACCCAGGTTCGACGAGAACAAGGCCCAGATCTTCAGGCTCAAGCTCACCCACGCCCACCTCCAACccaatatttatttttgggtaaaatCTGATTGCCTTTTTTACTGCCCATATTTGTTGAAATCTGATATTTTTGTGTTCGATCTTCAATATTTGTGTCGTTGAAATCTGCTATTTTGGGATTGGAATTGATTGTTGTTGAAATCTGCTATTTTCTTAACCTCGTAGTCTTTGAAATCATAACCCATTATACGACTTATACAGCTAACTAGAAGAGATGTTGAAACCAAGTGTCCACATTCAGTGAGGAAGTTAGGAAAAACTGATTTTGTTTCCATTATCGTGTGTGTACGATATGCAGTTGGGACTGATACAATTTTATAGACAACCTGATAGTCACTCTCTTTTAACCTAATACTGTTTGCTCGCACTGAATTTTATATACCGTTCAACAACATAGTAAAGTAATTGGTCTTTCTTACCTGTGCATATAAATCATCTAATTAGTTATTCTGAAGCTAAAATACGAAAATAAGCATCTACATGGActaaaactttaattttttcttttaaacattTCTCTATTGGGTTAGTTTTAGAAGGAAGCACAATAATCTAATTTGGAGGAGAAAGAAGTTTTTCATTTTGTGAAGTAGAAATTTACTGACTACTATCGACattaaagagaaagaaaatagagTAGGCACAAGTTTTCTCCCCTTTTCTGTCTGTAATCTTTATTTTGATGGGTTCGATTATTGTGTTATAACTTTTGAGATGTCTTCCTATTATTTCCGACCATTCTatccattttctttatttagaaTCTTCCTATAATCTTTATTTTCGGCACAACCAGTTGATATGATAGCCCATAAGTAATGTTTCAAACACAATGGACTGTGGGCTTGTTTGTTTGATCTGATTAATAGGGAAGGGATATATAATCTCATAAGACATGTAGTCCCATCAGACTAATAGTAATGGGATTAAGAAATACCAAGCGCCCCATGGTATTAAGTCTCATACTTTTTTGGATTATACTCGGGGCCATTAGTTTAAGATGGGCGATAAATATATTAACACAACGCTGGAATGTGATCCCCTTAGATATAGTCCAATCTGACACTCATATCCAGTTAAACAAGCGACCCCTAAATGTGTTGTATTAAAAGACATGAAGAGGAACATCATTTCAAAACAATCTCTGGCTTGGTAGATTTGGATTTTCCTAGTTGTAACTTGAATGGTTGTCCTATAGTCTGATTGTCTATCTATATTTGTAACAAGTTCATCCTGAGAGTCTTAAGCTTTCCTAGATTTGCAGGTATAAGGAAAGGCGATGGGATCTCAAGCAACTTATTGGATTTGATGAAATGCCATCATCACACTTGGCAATTGTCACTTCTCTTGCTACAGCTGTTGGTTTTCATGATGACTTTGGAGGATCACCATTCGCAACTGCATTGGTCTTAGCATGTATTGTATGATTCTTACTTATTTTGAGAAAGTTGAGTGTAGTTTCTGTACATATCTTATCTAGCAATACAAAGGGGTCGTATATGTTGTGAGGTACACTAAGTGCGAGTAGTTTTTTAGGGGTTCATTGTGATGTAGATACCACATGCTAAACCACGTTGATTTTGACTAGACTAAGTTATTGATTTCGATACACGGAGTAATTGAACTGGATGTTTGATTTATAGTTTAggattttctctctcatccagTCTTCGTAAAAATAGACACCTTGTGTGCACTAAATAAACTAATCCTCGAGTCTCAATCTATCAGCGTAGTCTTCATTGTTGTGGTCTAAAAGGGGTAAATGAGGAATAGATTTTGaacttttggaaaattttgcacACAGTTCTGCCTCATTGGCAAGCCCACAAAGTTTACAGTTTGTGGGCCGTGTATTAGCATTTACCAAATTGTACAAGTATCTCTACGATACAAGTTGATTCTTCTTTCTATTACTATTTTCATGATGCCTTATTTGACATCTGCATTTGAGATTTACTCTTGGAAGTATATTGTGTGGGAGGTAATGTATGACGCATTTGGTGTAAGGTTACATGTTGGTTGCCAAGTAGAGGTttgatgctctctctctctccaaccaaaAAACAGGCCACATAAGCTCTTATTTGGACTCTTATATATCTTTTTGGCATGCAATCACATATGCATGTTCTACAATGTTAACAGTTCACAGCTGCAACACATCTTGTGGAGATCTAAAATGAATTCTTTTTCAATGTCAAACTGAATTTCTTCAGGTTTTGAATCAAACTGTTTATGAACTGCCTGTTGAACATCCTCTTGCTGAAAGCAAACCCCTACGTGAACTTCTCTGGCACACCCGTACTCAGGTTACGTTTATAAGTTTGG is a window encoding:
- the LOC131317339 gene encoding uncharacterized protein LOC131317339: MSSAPVSIPSLPWWAELNRLADDEGLADDREAREEGGFGLEDVGDKADTDNKLEDIVVNSDDSVDEALTNILSMFLPGINYQNTSLAVVFPKKTPSHPGLSIFIPYIHTSVILSTSFPSFIPFNQGICYSSFISHEHRKKTLVPHLVLFSLSLSSSSIPSSPHPYLTSTPWKSPPPPSPTRTTSGSPSDDPDPKPRKRSKPSLDENKEPRFDENKAQIFRLKLTHAHLQPNIYFWICRYKERRWDLKQLIGFDEMPSSHLAIVTSLATAVGFHDDFGGSPFATALVLACIVMYDAFGVRLHVGCQVEVLNQTVYELPVEHPLAESKPLRELLWHTRTQVIAGSFLGLVTVIVGHFIVASGTAHD